In one window of Tubulanus polymorphus chromosome 3, tnTubPoly1.2, whole genome shotgun sequence DNA:
- the LOC141901334 gene encoding F-actin-capping protein subunit alpha-like, producing the protein MTDYDEPISEAEQVRIASDFILRAPPGEFNEVFNDVRILLSNDKLLKEEASSAFAQYNKDQYVPCKIPGSDKQVLITQYNDLGDGTFFDPRTKQKFSYDHLRKEASNCEPVNIDNASEGWRSALDSALSQYVPDHYKQGCYAVFGSSSGGNITLNVCIESHQFSPQNFWNGRWRSTWTVTFPKSGGTAELKGLLKIQVHYYEDGNVQLVSSKDIKEPLVIKSETQAATEICKIVADAESDYQSAINENYQSMAETTFKALRRQLPITRTKIDWNKLISYKIGSELQKI; encoded by the exons ATGACAGATTACGATGAACCAATTTCTGAAGCTGAACAG GTGAGGATAGCATCTGATTTTATTCTGCGCGCTCCACCGGGCGAGTTCAATGAAGTATTCAATGACGTCAGAATTCTTCTTAGCAATGACAAGCTTTTGAAAGAAGAGGCTTCCAG tGCTTTCGCGCAGtataacaaggatcaatacGTGCCATGCAAAATTCCAGGGTCCGATAAACAG GTGTTGATAACACAATACAACGATCTGGGAGATGGGACTTTCTTCGACCCCAGGACAAAGCAAAAATTCAG tTATGACCATCTACGTAAAGAAGCTTCTAACTGCGAACCGGTTAATATCGACAACGCGTCCGAGGGCTGGCGATCGGCATTAGACTCCGCACTATCACAATACGTACCGGATCACTACAAACAGGGCTGCTACGCGGTGTTCGGTAGTTCGTCGGGTGGTAACATAACGTTAAACGTTTGCATCGAGAGCCATCAATTTTCGCCCCAAAATTTTTG GAATGGCCGATGGCGATCGACGTGGACTGTGACATTCCCCAAATCTGGTGGCACTGCTGAACTGAAAGGTTTACTTAAAATTCAG GTCCATTATTATGAAGATGGCAACGTGCAATTAGTCAGTTCAAAGGACATCAAAGAGCCGTTGGTAATCAAG agCGAGACTCAGGCAGCTACAGAAATTTGTAAAATTGTTGCTGATGCAGAAAGCGATTACCAG TCGGCAATCAACGAGAACTACCAATCAATGGCCGAAACAACGTTTAAAGCACTGCGGCGACAACTTCCTATCACTCGAACGAAAATCGACTGGAATAAATTGATCAGCTATAAAATCGGCAGCGAACTACAAAAAATTTGA
- the LOC141902285 gene encoding mitochondrial tRNA-specific 2-thiouridylase 1-like: protein MIRKASKHIVCGISGGVDSAVAAMLLKKKGHRVTGVFMRNWDGRDEFGVCSVDKDLEDAEYVCKKLDIPLHEVNFVKEYWNDVFSYMIRSYENGYTPNPDILCNKHIKFNAFLDYSVNRLGADYVATGHYAKTSSGEDPHRFDTSQGVKLLKAQDHWKDQTFFLSQISQMALQKAVFPIGDFHKNIVKEIAKRIGLERIAAKKESMGMCFIGSRDFKTFIEQYIQPKTGNFINLETGNKIGTHKGTHYFTLGQRANISGLKHAMFIAEMDHKTQNIFVVPGTNHPALFTQTLFTKPAHWIHLPPRDLLQNQMFDCDFRFQHVHPLVKCTLTLSGSNCLIVSFSQLMRAVTPGQFAVFYKDEECLGSAEIVRTGPSSYVMNGSKPIENPNEFS, encoded by the exons ATGATAAGAAAGGCTAGTAAACACATAGTATGTGGCATTTCTGGTGGAGTGGACAGTGCAGTTGCTGCGATGCTGCTGAAAAAGAAAG GTCATCGTGTAACCGGTGTGTTTATGCGTAACTGGGATGGTCGAGATGAATTCGGTGTTTGTTCAGTCgataaagatttagaagaTGCGGAATATGTATGCAAGAAACTAGATATACCTCTGCACGAGGTAAATTTTGTCAAGGAGTACTGGAATGATGTTTTTTC GTACATGATACGAAGCTATGAAAATGGTTACACCCCGAATCCCGATATACTTTGTAACAAGCACATTAAATTCAATGCATTTTTGGACTATTCGGTCAACCGCCTGGGAGCTGACTATGTCGCAACAGGGCATTACGCTAAAACGAGTTCTGGAGAAGATCCGCATAGATTCGACACTTCACAAG GCGTAAAATTGCTGAAAGCTCAGGATCACTGGAAGGACCAGACATTCTTTTTGTCCCAGATTTCACAGATGGCATTGCAAAAAGCCGTATTTCCAATCGGTGATTTCCACAAAAATATTGTCAAAGAAATAGCCAAGCGTATTGGCTTAGAACGCATAGCTGCAAAGAAAGAG AGTATGGGCATGTGTTTCATTGGTTCCCGGGACTTTAAGACCTTCATTGAACAG TACATCCAACCAAAAACTGGCAATTTCATCAATCTTGAAACTGGTAACAAAATTGGTACCCATAAAG GAACTCATTATTTCACACTTGGGCAACGAGCAAATATATCCGGTCTGAAACATGCCATGTTTATCGCTGAAATGGACCACAAAACTCAAAATATATTTGTG GTACCCGGGACTAATCATCCGGCCTTATTCACGCAAACTTTGTTCACAAAACCGGCGCATTGGATTCATTTGCCACCACGCGATTTGTTACAGAACCAAATGTTCGATTGCGACTTTCGTTTTCAACACGTGCACCCGCTCGTCAAATGTACACTAACGCTCAGTGGCAGTAACTGTTTAATCGTGTCGTTCTCGCAACTGATGAGAGCTGTTACGCCTGGACAATTCGCCGTATTCTACAAGGATGAGGAGTGTCTTGGCAGCGCGGAGATCGTGCGCACCGGGCCATCATCGTACGTGATGAATGGATCAAAACCGATTGAAAATCCAAACGAATTCAGTTGA